The Pseudokineococcus lusitanus genome includes the window GGCTCGTCCGCCTCGACGCCGGGCGCGCGCCAGGGCGCGGCGGGGGAGCGGACCGAGCCGGCCGGCGCGGTCGACGAGGTCGACCCCACGACGGGCGCCTGGGACGCGGGCGAGGAGTGGACCCCCGAGGCGCTCGGCGAGCGCGCCGTGTCCGACAAGAAGGTGCGCCGCGTCCGGCGCGACGTGACGAAGGGGCGCCCGGTGTCCGGCGGGGACGGCGCGGACGGCGGGAGCGCCGAGGACGGGGACGACGCCGAGGCCTGAGCCGCTCGGCGGGCCGTCGCCTGCCGACGGGCCGCGACGTCGACGTCCGCGTCAGCCGAGCGCGGCCGACCGCGGAGCCTCGTGCACGCCCGGACGGCGACCGGGGAGCACCCGGCAAGGCCGCAGCCCCCGGAGCGGTGCACCACGCTCCCCGGTCGACGCCGCACCGTGCAGCAGGCTCCCCGGTCCGGCCCGGCGCCCCCGGGCGCAGGGGGCCGGTCGGGTCCGGACCCGGCGGGGGGCCGTCCCGTCGTCGGGGGGCCGGGCTACTGTCGCGGCGTCGCCACCCGAGCCGGCGGTGCGGCTGCGCCGCCGGCGGCCCCGCCCGGAGGTGTGCCCGTGGACAGCCAGCCCACCCAGCCCGAGGACCCGCGCCCCGAGCCCGGACGGCAGGACGCCGCCGCGGGCGGCGCGCCCTCGTCCCCCGAGCCCCGGCTGTGGGCCGCCGGCCCGGCCCGGGTCCGCGCGCTGCAGGACCAGGTGGGCGAGCTGGCGGCCCGCAACGAGCGCCTCGTGCGCACCCTCGGGGACGCGCGGGAGCAGCTCGTCGCGCTGCGCGGCGAGGTCGAGCGCCTCGCCCAGCCCCCCAGCGGCTACGCCACCTACCTCGGCCCGTCCGGGGAGGGGAGCGTCGACGTCCTCCACCAGGGACGGAAGATGCGCGTCGCGCTGTCGGCCGCCCTCGACGTCGCCGACCTCGGCCCCGGCCAGGAGGTCGAGCTCAACGAGGCCCTCAACGTCGTGGCGCTGCGCGGCTACGAGCGCGCGGGCGAGGTCGTCACCTTCAAGGAGCACCTCGACGGCGACCGCGCCCTCGTCGTCGCGCACGGCGACGACGAGCGCGTCGTGCACCTCGCCGCCCCGCTCGTGGGCCGCCGCCTCAAGGCCGGTGACGCCCTCGTGCTCGAGGGGCGCTCGGGCTACGTCCACGAGGTGGTGCCGAAGGCCGAGGTCGAGGAGCTCGTCCTCGAGGAGGTCCCCGACGTCGAGTACGCGGACATCGGCGGGCTCGGCGCGCAGATCGAGGTCATCCGCGACGCCGTCGAGCTGCCGTTCAAGCACCCCGACCTCTTCCGCGAGCACGGCCTCAAGGCGCCCAAGGGCGTGCTCCTCTACGGCCCGCCCGGGTGCGGCAAGACGCTCATCGCCAAGGCGGTGGCGCACTCGCTCGCGCAGCAGTCCGCCGAGCGCGACGGGCGCGAGGTGACGGCCGGCTACTTCCTCAACGTCAAGGGTCCCGAGCTCCTCAACAAGTACGTCGGCGAGACCGAGCGGCACATCCGGCTCATCTTCGCCCGCGCCCGCGAGAAGGCGAGCGAGGGCCACCCCGTCGTCGTCTTCTTCGACGAGATGGAGTCGCTGTTCCGCACCCGCGGCTCGGGGGTCAGCTCCGACGTCGAGACGACGATCGTCCCCCAGCTCCTCGCGGAGATCGACGGCGTCGAGCGCCTCGACGACGTCATCGTCATCGGCGCCTCCAACCGCGAGGACATGATCGACCCGGCGATCCTGCGGCCCGGTCGCCTCGACGTGAAGATCAAGGTCGAGCGGCCGGACGCGGAGGGCGCCAAGGAGATCTTCGCCAAGTACCTGACGCCCGACCTGCCGCTCCACCCGACCGACCTGGCGCACCACGACGGGGACCCCGACCGCACCGTCCAGGCGATGATCGCCGCGACGGTCGAGCGGATGTACAGCGAGGACGAGGAGAACCAGTTCCTCGAGGTCACCTACGCGGGCGGCGACAAGGAGGTCCTCTACTTCAAGGACTTCAACTCCGGCGCCATGGTCCAGAACATCGTCGACCGCGCGAAGAAGACGGCCATCAAGGACTTCCTCACGACCGGCACGAAGGGCCTGCGCGTCGACCACCTGCTCGTCGCCTGCGTCGACGAGTTCAAGGAGAACGAGGACCTGCCCAACACGACCAACCCCGACGACTGGGCGCGGATCTCCGGCAAGAAGGGCGAGCGGATCGTCTACATCCGCACGATTCTCCACGGCAAGAAGGGCACCGAGGCCGGCCGCTCGATCGACACGGTGACGAGCCCCGGCCAGTACCTCTGACCCGCGGGCCCGCCGCGTCAGCCGGCGCGGCGGGCCGCGACCCGGGCGATCGCCCGCCAGCCGAGCAGCAGCACGGCGAGGACGAGCGTCGTCACGAGGAGGAAGGGGGCGGGCGCGCCCTGCCCGCTCGCGAGGCGCAGCACCGCCCCGACGACGACGGCGCCCGCCAGCACGAGCACGCCCGCCGGCACGAGGCGCGTGGGGTCGCGGTGCACCCGCGGCAGCGCCCACGCCAGCACGACGCCGACCCAGAACGGCAGCGCCACGAGCAGCACCGTCCCGAGGCCGGTGCCCGCGCCGTCGCCCGCGTGCGAGGCCCGGCCGACGAGGGCGAAGACGAGGACGGCCACGAGGTCGACCGCCAGCCCGGCGGCGGGCGGGCGCGCCGGTGCCGACGGCGCGGCGGGGGAGGGACGGCGGGACGGGCGGCGGCTCACGGGGCCACCGTAGGCTCGCCGTGATGAGCAGCGACGCCGCCACGGCCGGTCCGACCGACGACGCCGGCCCGGCCCCCGCCGCGGGCCGCAGCCCGGGCACCGGCGGCCGCGCCGACGGCCCGTGGGGCCGTGACGGCGGCGTCCGCCGGGTCATGGGCCTGGAGACGGAGTTCGGCATCAGCGCGCCGGGCGAGCCGGGGGCGAGCGCCGTCGTCCTGTCCGGCCGTGTCGTCGCCGCGTACGCCCAGCCCGCCCCGGGGTCCGGCCCCGTGCGCCGGGGCCGGCGGCCCACGCGGTGGGACTACGCGGACGAGGCGCCGCTGCGCGACGCCCGGGGCTTCGAGCTCGACCGGGCCCGCGCCCACGCCAGCCAGCTCACCGACGTCCCGCCCGACGTGGCCGCCGAGGTGCGCCCGTCGGCCGGCCTCCACGTCGCCGAGGAGCTCGAGGAGGCGGGCCTGGCCAACACCGTCCTCACCAACGGCGCCCGCCTCTACGTCGACCACGCGCACCCCGAGTACTCGGGCCCCGAGGTGACGACGCCGCGCGACGCCGTCCTGTGGGACCTCGCCGGCGACGAGGTCGCCCGCGAGGCGATGCGCCGCGTCTCGGCGTCCCCGGGCCTCGGCGAGCTCGTCCTCTACAAGAACAACACCGACGGCAAGGGCGCCTCGTACGGTACGCACGAGAACTACCTCGTCCCGCGGTCCGTCCCGTTCCGGGACCTCGTGCGGGCGCTCGTGCCCTTCTTCGTCAGCCGTCAGGTCGTCGCGGGCGCGGGCCGGGTGGGCCGGGGCCAGACCGGCGAGCAGACCGGCTTCCAGCTGAGCCAGCGCGCGGACTTCTTCGAGACCGAGGTGGGCCTCGAGACGACGCTCAAGCGGCCCCTCGTCAACACGCGCGACGAGCCGCACGCGACCGCGGAGCTCTGGAGGCGGCTCCACGTCATCGTCGGCGACGCCAACCTCAGCCCCGTCGCGACGCTGCTCAAGACCGGCACGACGTCGCTCGTCCTCGCCATGGTCGAGGCCGGCGAGATGCCGGACCTGTCGGTCGAGCAGCCCGTGGCCGCCGTCCGCGCCGTCAGCCACGACCCGTCGCTGCAGCACCTGCTGACGCTGCGCACGGGGGAGCGGCTCACCGCCGTCCAGCTCCAGTGGCGCCACCTCGAGGCCGCCCGGGCCTTCGTGGCGCGGCGCCAGGGCGACGCCGTCGACCCGGACACCGCCGAGGTCCTCGACCGCTGGGAGCAGGTCCTCACCGACCTCGAGGCCGACCCGCTGCGGTGCGCCGACCGGCTCGACTGGGTGGCCAAGCTGCGGCTGCTCGAGGGGTTCCGGCGCCGGGAGGACCTGTCCTGGGACGCCGCCCGGCTGCACCTCATCGACATCCAGTACGCCGACCTCCGTCCCGAGCGCGGCCTGCACGCCCGGCTCGTGGGCCGGGGCGCGGTCGAGACGCTGCACACGCCCGCGGAGGTGGCGCACGCGGTGACGACGCCGCCGGAGGACACGCGCGCCTGGTTCCGCGGGGAGTGCGTGCGCCGCTACGGCGACGCCGTGGCCGCGGCCAGCTGGGACTCCGTGGTCCTCGACGTGCCCGGCCGGACGTCGCTGCAGCGCGTGCCCGTCCTCGAGCCGCTGCGGGGGACGCGGGCCGCCGTCGGCGCGCTGCTCGACCGCTGCGGCACCGCGGCAGACCTCGTGGCCGCCCTCACCGGCGGGCGCCCGGCGTCCTGACCGACCGCCCGTCCTCTCCGTCCTCTCCGTCCCCCCGGTGACCGGGACCCCGGCGGGCCTACCATCGGCGACGTCGGCACGGGCGGCCCGCACGGGCCCCGAGCACGGGAGCAGCCATGGCAGGCCAGGAGCAGCGCAGGCACGAGCGGCGCGAGGTCGAGACCGACGAGGTCGTCGAGCCCGTGCCCCCGGCACCGGCGGCCGGGGCCGCGACGACGTCCGCGTCCGACAGCGAGGTCGACGACCTCCTCGACGAGATCGACGACGTCCTCGAGGCCAACGCCGAGACCTTCGTCCGCTCCTTCGTCCAGAAGGGCGGCGAGTAGCCGCTCCGGCCGGACCCCGGCGCGGCGGCCGTCGGCCACGGTCCCACCTCTGCTGCCGACGTCGAACGGGCGACGTCTCC containing:
- a CDS encoding DUF3054 family protein gives rise to the protein MSRRPSRRPSPAAPSAPARPPAAGLAVDLVAVLVFALVGRASHAGDGAGTGLGTVLLVALPFWVGVVLAWALPRVHRDPTRLVPAGVLVLAGAVVVGAVLRLASGQGAPAPFLLVTTLVLAVLLLGWRAIARVAARRAG
- a CDS encoding ubiquitin-like protein Pup produces the protein MAGQEQRRHERREVETDEVVEPVPPAPAAGAATTSASDSEVDDLLDEIDDVLEANAETFVRSFVQKGGE
- the dop gene encoding depupylase/deamidase Dop, which encodes MGLETEFGISAPGEPGASAVVLSGRVVAAYAQPAPGSGPVRRGRRPTRWDYADEAPLRDARGFELDRARAHASQLTDVPPDVAAEVRPSAGLHVAEELEEAGLANTVLTNGARLYVDHAHPEYSGPEVTTPRDAVLWDLAGDEVAREAMRRVSASPGLGELVLYKNNTDGKGASYGTHENYLVPRSVPFRDLVRALVPFFVSRQVVAGAGRVGRGQTGEQTGFQLSQRADFFETEVGLETTLKRPLVNTRDEPHATAELWRRLHVIVGDANLSPVATLLKTGTTSLVLAMVEAGEMPDLSVEQPVAAVRAVSHDPSLQHLLTLRTGERLTAVQLQWRHLEAARAFVARRQGDAVDPDTAEVLDRWEQVLTDLEADPLRCADRLDWVAKLRLLEGFRRREDLSWDAARLHLIDIQYADLRPERGLHARLVGRGAVETLHTPAEVAHAVTTPPEDTRAWFRGECVRRYGDAVAAASWDSVVLDVPGRTSLQRVPVLEPLRGTRAAVGALLDRCGTAADLVAALTGGRPAS
- the arc gene encoding proteasome ATPase, producing the protein MDSQPTQPEDPRPEPGRQDAAAGGAPSSPEPRLWAAGPARVRALQDQVGELAARNERLVRTLGDAREQLVALRGEVERLAQPPSGYATYLGPSGEGSVDVLHQGRKMRVALSAALDVADLGPGQEVELNEALNVVALRGYERAGEVVTFKEHLDGDRALVVAHGDDERVVHLAAPLVGRRLKAGDALVLEGRSGYVHEVVPKAEVEELVLEEVPDVEYADIGGLGAQIEVIRDAVELPFKHPDLFREHGLKAPKGVLLYGPPGCGKTLIAKAVAHSLAQQSAERDGREVTAGYFLNVKGPELLNKYVGETERHIRLIFARAREKASEGHPVVVFFDEMESLFRTRGSGVSSDVETTIVPQLLAEIDGVERLDDVIVIGASNREDMIDPAILRPGRLDVKIKVERPDAEGAKEIFAKYLTPDLPLHPTDLAHHDGDPDRTVQAMIAATVERMYSEDEENQFLEVTYAGGDKEVLYFKDFNSGAMVQNIVDRAKKTAIKDFLTTGTKGLRVDHLLVACVDEFKENEDLPNTTNPDDWARISGKKGERIVYIRTILHGKKGTEAGRSIDTVTSPGQYL